DNA from Xiphias gladius isolate SHS-SW01 ecotype Sanya breed wild chromosome 9, ASM1685928v1, whole genome shotgun sequence:
atatgtttttcaatacaatatgtttatataattatctattaaataattaatcagaGTGCTTTAATTTCCACTTCAGTCACACAGTGTGTAGAAACGCATCCTCTAAATTGTAACTGATGATCAACAGGTAGAATTGGAAATGTACATCATGTACCTACATTACATGTGATGCGTTTTAATTAAACGATTGTGCATTGTCTCCTCTACTGCAAGTTGGCAATGCAAGATGATGAGCTGATGATGAGTTTCAGACAGCCACAAATGCGGATCAAAAGGCAGATAAGGATTATGAAGCTGTGCATGCTTATCTTGAACTTGCAGAGCCATGGTGCAAGTTAGGGCATACAAACGTCCCGGTCCCTGAAttcctcattttaaaattaaacacagtAACTCGACGAGACAAAAACGGACATTACAGCACATGCAAAtggttaaataaaaatcaaggtGGCAAGGAATGAGGTTGACCTTTTATGTTTCAAAGTCCTCCAGGCCAAGCAGCACGATCTTAGCTGTGTTCTGAAAGAGGGCGGCTCGGTTCTGTTGCTCCCCTTTCTTTACCCAGTGGCCGTAGATACGGAAGGCGCAGCCATCGATGAGTTTGCGGACACCGCGCAGGGAGTAAGGATCTCTGGCCAGCACCTCCCGAGTCAACGGGCGAGCTTTGCGGTAACGGCCGTACATCCTGATACAAGCCAGCACGGTGACTATCAAGACCTGGGAGGCAAGAAAGGAAAACATGAGAATGTCGGGTTTATTTGCTTCTTCCCACACTGCTAAACAGAACAGCCATTCTTTTTTCAAGgtttaaaattttacatcatGTGCTTAATATAACCCAAGTCAACACCGTGGCTCACCCTAAATGTCTTTCTGGGACTGAAGAGCCGCACATCCTCCCTCTGGTACAGTCTGAAGAAGGGATGTGCTAAGGCTTGCTCAGCAGTGAGACGGACAGCAGGGTCCACCACCAGCAGTCTGGATATCTTGAGTATCACAAGCAAAAGGTTTGtagaaataaacataaatgattTTAGAGATACAGATACTGGAATATAACGTGTTCTTACTGCAGATGCTGTACTGCGTAACCTCACATATTCTGTTTCTGCTAACGGGATTTTATCCGACTTAACAGGAAGGTAGTTAAGGACATATTAAAGGGGAATTCTTGGAACAtattaacatgttaaaatttaaatccaGACATCGGCAGTCAACAGAATATCAGCTTACCAGATCTTTCACAGTGTCAGACCTGTCGTCCCACTCTGGGGAGCTAAACTGATAGCGGCCCTCCATGATCATTCTCAGCATCAGCATCTGTTTGCGATGCCAGAACGGCGGTGAGCCGGCCAGTAACGTGAAAAGGATCACTCCACATGCCCAGCTTACCGATAGACATATCAACACAAGCAAGCGAGAATTAGAAAACAGACGTGAGGTCAACACCCAGGATCATGCTTTGTACTAGATAGATGTAGATAAATGTTGCATCATGGACGAAAGGAAAGACTTACAGATCGACCTCCTGGCCATAGCCTGGGTGCATTTCATCCATAGAACATTTTAGTATTTCAGGGGCCAAATAACCAGGCGTCCCACAAAGCTCTAATTagaacaaaagacaacaaatatCTTTCAACCTCAGtctgtaaaaatgacaactaTATGATTGACGTCACTGACTACATCTACAGACTGTTTGTTTCGACACTGACCTAAAGTCATACTACAGTACCTCTAAGTTTCTCTCCAGGCTGTAGCTGCACTGAGAAACCAAAGTCAGACAGTTTGAGGTGTCCCTGATCATCCAGGAGAATGTTCTCAGGTTTCAGATCCCGGTGGACGATGTTGAGGGAGTGGAGGTACCGCACCGCTTCCAGCAGAGCTCGCATCATACTCCTATAGACCAACAGGTTTTGCAAAAAATACTTATGTTTTACGTTACCACTGACCATGTTTTAAAGCATGCCAGTTAGATTTCTCAGGGgttaattttcaattaatttgttCTTCATTCTAGCTAGCCACTGGGTCCAgttcattttcactgtaaacacTGTGGTATCTGCAGTTTCTTGTCAAAGTTAAGCTAGTGCATTGCAAGACGGTTGAAAGTGGACTGCCTGTTGTCATCTCTGACATGAGACTTGAGAGCTGGCTACTGAATGGCAAACTTTTAGATGCAAGAAGCCACTGGATTTCTCTCACTCGATTTGGTCTCTGACAACATAACTTGGCTCATGAAAGCAGAGCTCCAAGTCTTTCAAATCATACTTCTAACAGGTTTCAAGACCCtaaaagttgattttcataatgAATTAAAGTAACAACAGCTTGAAAGGATGGAAAACCCCATTCATCAAACTGTAAAATCACagtatattttgaaaattgaaaagtattttcaatattttgaaagatattttgaaattcagCAGGAAAGTAAATCACAAACAATTGGTGTACGATAGGCATTTTGATgttacaaaaatgcaaaattttgtCAAAATGACAACAGATTTAATGAGCTGATGCGGTGTGTTGATGCTCCAGCTCACCTGGTTTCCTTCTCACTCAGAGTAACTTTTTCTGTGAGGTAGTCAAACAACTCTCCTCGCCTcatgctgaaaagaaaaacaagagtcCTAATATCTGAAAATCATCTCATGACTGTTAACATTAATACTTTAGGGATTTATCAGAAAGACCATGATACTTTTGCTATTTGATTTCATACTCACAGATCAAACACCAAAAATATGAAGGTTGTGGACTCATAGGAATCAATGAGAGTAACTAAAGGGAATcaaaagagacataaaatggTTTCAACACTATCAAATATTCAAGAAGAGAAAATCTAGGTGTCTTGCAGTCCAAAAGAGCAGAATTATCAGAACATACTGATTGAGGAGTGTCCCTTCACCATGTTGAGGACTTGGATCTCCTTCAGCGTGGAGGTTTtcacctcctccagctgctgggCTGTCATCTTCTCCGCTGTGATCTCAATAATCTTCACTGCCAGCTCCTGACCCATGTGTCTGTGCACACACCTGCGCACCACACTGCTCACCCCCCTGAGGCACCATTGACACAGAATACAGTGCAGATTTTTATCATCCCTACAGGAAACTGAGAAAACTTACATTTCAGGTTACTTTGCTTGACTCACCTGCCAATCACCTCTTTGGGATCATATTTCTGGTAAAACTCCTTCGCCCCCACCCAGTCTGGTAATTCATCTCCAACAACAATGTCTTTGGTCATGGTGACAGCATATGAATCTATAACAACGACATACTGTCAGTCACATGTCCCAATTTGTAACAGTGCTGCATGTATTGTAACAGGAACTACTGAAATAACTCGTCACAATGAAgtgttaagatttttttggggTTTAATTCTAGTTAGCAGGGCCTTCTTGCGATTTCTCCCCTTTCTACTGTTATTAGCAAATATGCCCTTGATCCATCATGACAGTTAGCTAGCCTTGGCcttgctgcagcagcagcagcagcagcagcaagttCAACAACCGTACAGGAAGTTACTCACCATGTATGCAATCAAACGGCAAGAAGGAGGACAGCAAATAAGGAATTAGTATAATACCGCCATATTCGCTCAATTAATCTATCGTGAATCCATAACTGTGTACAGCGGCGACGGTACCCAAGTTAGCTACCGATGATGTTAGCAACAGTTAGCTAGCACCTGAACACTGTTTACATTCTGGTCACATTCCTCGAAACAGCATGTTATTACAGAGTGCGGCAGTACTGCCCCCCTGAGGCCAGAGTGAACGTTGCAGTAtggttgatttattttatattttttaataccaACATTTTCAGGGTTCTTTTCCAAGTAGCTATATTCTAAGGTAAGCTATAACAATAATGTATTTAATCGcatgttcattttaattattgcttgatgaaaaaaatagcGTGCGGAAGTAGATTGTCGCGATTTCCTGTAGCTTCCTTGTATGTCCTGAGTAACATTTTCAATCGCTCCTTGTGAAGGTTTGTAACGATAATATTTGTCAGTAGACGGCTTATGCGTTACTCTGCAGGTATAGTTTCTTTACTGAATGTCTTACGTATACAACGATGGTCAGTGAATAAAAATGCCGACCACCAGTCACCAAATACGCTGGACAAAGAGCGCCGCTTAGCCAAACAGGTCCCGCAGAACTAATCGTTAGCATTAGCATAGCTACCGTTAGCAAGCTCGCTAATGTGCGTCAATCGTTGCAGAAATGCCAAATTAAAAATCGCTGGTTGCTTTTCTGCCAGGGGCTTATACAAAAACAGTCAGCATAACCATTCAGGAACACATGTTTTCACATGAACAGCACAGGAGCAGTATTTTGAGCCGGTTGAAATCAGTGGTCCTTCGCTTGCGATATAAGACAAATGCCGTTGCTAGCTGTCACCAAACGAATGAGTTCTCCAAACTAATCCGTAGTCTCTTAAAGCTTTACCAACTCAAAGACTTCATGTCGTGTTTGATATCTTGCAGGGGAAGGAAAGATGTCAGGTGCTGGGGGAGGAAAGCGTCCCTCAGGAGGGGACAGCCCCCCTGGCCCAcctgagaagaaaagcaaaaaagaagagaagaccACCACCACTCTCATCGAGCCTATTCGCATAGCTGGAGTCTCTTCTACGGTCAGTCATTTTTAGTGTTTACTCTCAAGTCACCATCTGCAGTCCATTTACTACAACTTCCACTAAGGGGActtaacatactgtagctctctttttttttcattcagaatATCTGAAATTCCTTACCTCGGTATCTGTATTTGTACTGTGCAGGAGGAAATGGACATGAAGGTGCTCCAGTTCAAGAATAAGAAGCTATGTGAACGCTTGGAGCAGAGACAGGCGATGGAGGATGAATTACGAGAGAAaattgagaagctg
Protein-coding regions in this window:
- the phkg2 gene encoding phosphorylase b kinase gamma catalytic chain, liver/testis isoform, with the protein product MTKDIVVGDELPDWVGAKEFYQKYDPKEVIGRGVSSVVRRCVHRHMGQELAVKIIEITAEKMTAQQLEEVKTSTLKEIQVLNMVKGHSSIITLIDSYESTTFIFLVFDLMRRGELFDYLTEKVTLSEKETRSMMRALLEAVRYLHSLNIVHRDLKPENILLDDQGHLKLSDFGFSVQLQPGEKLRELCGTPGYLAPEILKCSMDEMHPGYGQEVDLWACGVILFTLLAGSPPFWHRKQMLMLRMIMEGRYQFSSPEWDDRSDTVKDLISRLLVVDPAVRLTAEQALAHPFFRLYQREDVRLFSPRKTFRVLIVTVLACIRMYGRYRKARPLTREVLARDPYSLRGVRKLIDGCAFRIYGHWVKKGEQQNRAALFQNTAKIVLLGLEDFET